A window of Adhaeribacter arboris genomic DNA:
TCATTTGGTGATAGGTAGCTGCCCGCACGAACATACAAGCACCGGTAGCCCAAAATACCAGCAATATATCGTTGTATTGGCCTTCGTCTTTTTCTAAAGAGTTAAATAAGCGGCCCCGGCAAAAAGGATAACCGAACCGGTCTAAAAGGCCACCTCCTGCCCCGGCGTACTCCAAATAATCGCGTTGTTGGTAAGATTTTAATTTCGGTTGACAAGCAGCGATAGTAGCATCGCTTTCCATTAAGGTAATTAATGGATCTAACCATCCGGCCGTTACTTCTACATCCGAATTCAATAACACGTAATAATCGGCTCTAATTTGCCTTAGAGCTTGGTTATAACCTTCGCAAAAACCCAGGTTTTGGTGGTGTTGAATTAACTTTATTTGAGGATAATTTTCTTGTAAGTAGGCAACAGAGTTATCCGTAGAGTGATTATCTACTACATAAATTAAATGACCAATGGAATTTGCGGTTACCGAAGGTAAGAATTGCGCCAGAAACTTTTGCCCGTTCCAGTTTAATAGTACAATCGCAATAGTAGGAGCTGGTTTATAAACCAAGGCTGCTTAAATCTAAACCCGGAATATTAGGTAAAAGGCCTTCGGTGTGGCGTTTCATCTCGTCGCGTGCTTTATCGCTGGCTTCGTCTAAGGCTTTATTAACGGCAGCTACTACTAAATCGGTCAACATTTCTTTATCCTCCTGGTTCAATAAAGAGGCATCAATCTCTAAGGAAATTAACTTACGTAAGCCATTCGCTTTTGCTTTTACCATGCCTGCTCCTGACTCCGCGGTTACCGTAATAAACTGAAGGTTATCCTGGGCTTCTTTCATCTTAGCCTGGACCTCTTTTATTTTACCCATCATAGAAAACATATCAAACATGGCAATTACGGTTTTTAGTTAAAAATAAACTTAGCGGAGCAAAGGTAAGAATTTACGAAAATAATACCTATCGGTTAACAGGAGACAAGAAGGTGCGAGTCAAAAATAGAACTATCTTTTTCACATTACGGAGCTATGCGGGTACTGATCCGGTCGCCCAGCATTAACTTATTATTGGGCGATTTATGCGGATTGTCTTCTACTTCATTCGTTTTATTTACAATATCCCGGATAATGGTATCCAGGTCGTGCGTAACAATGTTCAGATTAGCCAAAACTTCCAGATTAAACGGATCCGCTAAGTTTTTGTAATTAAAAGCATGAATGAGGCCTAGAATGTTTGCTACCGGAACCCGCACTTTATGCGATTGAATCCAGGCTATTTCTTTTAATTTTTCGTTTTGTTCCTGAATTTTTAACTGGTGCCGTTTCGTTTCGGTAATGTCCCGCGAAAAGCAGCCCGTACCGGTGATATTGCCATCGCGGTCGCGAATAGGATTAAAGCTTATTTCTACGTAATTTACCTCTTTATTCGCGGTGATTAACTGGTCTTCTACCGTATAAATTTCGCCCTGAAACGCTCTTTCGTATAAAGCTATCCATTTTGCATTTATTTCCGGATTTAAGTTCGGGTAGAGAACACTATCGCCTTTTTGCAAGTACCGGCCGGTAGTAAGCGCCAGTTGTTCCAAAAAGGGTTGATTGGCCGTAATCAGTTGATAATCTCTGTTCACCGACCAAATTAACGCATTGGGATTATTTATCAGCGCATTTAAATTTTGCGTGTTCTCAAAATCTTTTTCCTGCGCTAATTTTTCCTGGGTTATATCCTGAAAATAAACGGTCAAGCCGTCCACGGATGGATAAGCCGATACGCCGAACCATTTCCGGAAACGCGGATAATATTCTTCAAACTGTACTTTTACCTGCTCGGTCATGGCCCGCTGGTACTCGCTGTAGAATTTAAGCGATTTTAGCTCCGGAAATTGATCCCAGAGAGAATTGCCCATAATCTCTTCCCGCTTACAGTGCAGGATGCGTTCAAATTCTTTATTCACGTAAGTAAAATTCCAGTTCTTGTCGATGGCATAAAAGCCATCCGTAATACTTTCCAGTATATCATTGATGCGCTGGGTATATTCTTTGATTTTCTCGACGGATTTAAATTCTTCCGTAACGTCCCGGCCCATACCCTGCAACTCGGTAATTTTAGCGTTAACTGTTTTTATAGCAACAAATTCCCATTCCAATATCCGAATCTCACCGGCTGTGTTGTATTTATGAATAATTAAAGGCTGAACTTGCCCTGGTTGCCGCAAACATTTAGTTATTACATCCTCAAAGTATTTTTGATCTTCTGGGTGCGTATCCTGCGTAAATGGCTGCCCTATTATGGATTCGGGGCGGTAATCTAACTTTTGGCAGTAAGCTTGGTTCACGAAGGTATGTTGCCCCTGGGTATCAATCCGGATAAGGAAGGTAGTTTGAGAATCAATGAGCGAACGCAGGTGACGTTCTTTTTTTGCCAACCGGTTCGTTAATATCCGGTTTTCCTGCTCCGCGTGGATAATGGGAGAAATATCGAAGGCCATTACCAGCCGGCATTTGCGGCCATTATATTCCGTAGTGTTAGAGTAAATGCGCACGTAAAACAATTCGCCATTTTTGCGCCGATGGCACCAGATTCCGCTTTTAGAGTAGGAGGGAATTTCTTCCTGTAATCTTTTCTCCAGCGCCTCAATACTTTCCGCTGGCCGGATATCTTTAATGGTCATTCCAAGCAGTTCTTCTTGGCTATAGCCGTATTCTTCGAGCATGGCCCGGTTTACAGCCAGGAAACGTAAAGTTTCCGCATCAAACACCCACATGGGGTTCGGATTGTCGTCGAAAAGCCGCCGGAATTGCTTGTCCGCATTACGACGTTTCGTGAACAGGCGGTGCAAAAAACCGTATAAAACTATAGCCGTAACGGTAACATACGCATACCCCTTCCAGCTTTCCAGCCAGAAAATCTGTTGTATCGAAAGCTGCAAAATAGTACCCATTTTTTGCAGAGTCCAACTGCTAAAAGTAATCCAACTCAGCCCCAGAACTAAGTAAACCAGTGCAATTCTTTTAGCCATGGTTACAACAATAAGTATGTATGAAAGTTTAAGAAGATACTTCTTCCAATAAGCGCGAAAAACTAACTAAAAATACTACTATTATTAGAATTACAAAAAAAAGAAGGTAGTTCCTGGGTAATTGGCTAGTGCTTGGCTAAATTAAAAAATTAGAAATGAGGCCTAAATACTTTCATCTGATACTTTATCAGTACAGTTTATTGTCATGCACTGACATTTAAGTATTATTTATCTAACAACGAACAACTAAAAACAAACTACTACTTGATTAAAGTAACAGAGCCTTTTCGCTGAATCGTGTTACCATCGAGGTCTTGCGCCGTAAAGGAGAAAATATACGTTCCTACGGGGGCATCCTGGCCGTTTATTTTACCGTTCCAGCCTTCGCCGGGATTTTTGCTTTCGAAGATAACCTGGCCCCAGCGATTATAAATTTTGAGGCGAACAGCTTGAATAAACCGGCCTTTTACTTCAAAAATATCGTTCAAGCCATCGCTATTCGGCGAAAAAGCGTTGGGTATGGTGGCAGTAAAAGCTTGCGCGACGCGTATTTTATTCGAATAGCTTATTTCCGGTGAATTAGCAGTAGTAACTTTTATGCGATAGGCCAAAAGTTGACTAGTCGTATTTAGTTTTCTATCCGTAAAAGTAGTATTGCTTCCCACTTCGGAGGAACTAAGCAGTTGACCGGTAGCATCATCCGATACTTCAATCGTATACCTAGGAGCAGCGGTAAGGCCCACAAAAGCCGACCAGCGCAAATTCACCCGGTTCTCCGTTGAATGAAACGTTCCACTTAAAATAACCGGACAAGTTTGATTGCTCACCGCCGAAGTAAGTCCACAAGAGTCCGTGTAAGTAGCCTGGTAGCAAGGTTGATTATTTTCGTTAAAAGAGGCACTATCCAGATAAAGGGTTTGCTTTACTTGACCGAGATTGACGAAGGGCCCATTATTTATTTTCTTTTGCCAGCTTACTTCCGCTAAGGTTTCGTTTGTTGGGATAAGTAATTTTAATACTACCTGATTTTGCGCGTTAAAGGAGGCCAGAGCAAAGCCGTATTGGGGCGGCACGGTAGCCACACCTGTTTGGCAAGTATCGTTAGAGCGCGAACTACGGTTAGAAATTAATTGCGCGACTACCTGGTAACAATACTGGCGACCACAGGCTACGGCTGCATCCAGATAAGTAGTAGCGGCAGCCGGCAAAGTTTGCAGTAGCTTGTTGTCGCGAAAGATTTGGTAATTTACTACTTCAGTTGTATTGGGGTACGGTGACCAAAGTATTTGTAAAGCCTTTTCGGCGGAAGTAATTTTAATGGGTTGCGATACCAGCACCTGGGAGAAAATACCGGTTTTAGTACCACAAGAATCTGTTACCTGTAGGCGGTATTGGTAAGGGGTACGCGTATCGGTATGGGTGAGGGTAATAGTGCCGGAAACGGGAACGGAGGAAAGTAGTTGTATTTCCTGAAAGTTGGTGCTACCCACCGGGGCTCGTTCAATGAAATAATTATAGTCCGGTTGTAAACTGGAGGCTTGCAAAATTAAACTGCCCTGACTCACGGCGTATTGAGTGATTTGCAGGCTTTGTAGTTCCGGAATGTTTATAGCCGGTAAGGTTTGTACCTTTACTGTATTCTCGACGGTACAAGTAGCATTACGATACGCCGCTTTAATACTAATCTGATAGGTGCCGGCATTTTTATATTGGTAGCTAGTGTCTTTGCCCGGTAAAACCCGCCGCTCAGTACCATCGCCGAAGTTAAGGCGGTAATAATCGTAATGCGCATCCGTAATTCTAAAATTAACTTTATTGAAGGCGCAGGTAAAACTCGTGAGGGTGGGTGGGGGAGTGTTTAATACGGTAAATGTTCGCTCGAACTGGTTATTACCGGGCAAGCCCGTATTAATTAATTGCGTAACGGTGTAAGTGCCCGGCGCATTATAAGTAACGCTTTTCGTCGTGTCCGGGAAAGCTAATCCGTCGTTTTTGTTAGCGTCGTAATATTCTTTATCGGGTTGGGCGTTAGTTGAGCAAGATTTAAATCGAATTTTTTCACCTACGCAAAAGATGTTTACTTCCAAGCCTTTGGCATTATAAGCTTTAAATTTCTCGGGACAATTTGTTTGGGCTTGTAGTTTTGTGCCGAATAAAAGACTAAGCAGCAATAAACAAAAAAATGTAAAAGTTTAAAGGTTGGTTGTAACACGGGCATAGATAAACGAAATCGTTTTCCGGATGAGTTCAGCAAAAACAGTTTCCTTTAAAACGTCAATTACCTGATTTCGGTATACTGCCCGCAAGTTCTCTTCTGAATTTATATTTTTCTTTAAACTGTCTGTTGTAGTTAATTGTAAAATGGTGGCAAGGGCCAGTATATGTTCCAGGTTTTTTAATATCTGGTAAGGTTGTAGCCAAAAATGACGAATAAAATTAGTCGAAGGCCCGGAATTCGTGTCAAAGCCGCTTTCGTACATAATTAAATTTTCCTCGCTTAAGGTTTGCAGCAAAGCAAGCAAGTACTCTGCCTTCACAGACAAGTTTTCGTTTAAAGTAAAAAGCGTAGAATTATTATTTCTATTTTCGGAAAAGCTTTCTGTAATATGTTCCCCAAATTTAGCCAGTAATTTCTCTAATTGGCAGGTTAAACCGCTGAGGTGCTTTTGTTGCGTTTGCGGATAAGCCAGGGCTTCGTTTAACTGACTTTGCAAATGCTCTATTTGAGCCGGGAAAAGTTTTTCTGTAGAGGATAGATTCGGAGATTCCGGAAGCAAAATTTGGTAATAGCTAAATAATTTCTTGAACTGAATAAAATTGTATACCAAGCTACCCCAACCTAAAAAAGAAGCTTGCGGCAGGGTGGCCGGCAACTTTTCGGGCCAGGAGTTGATTTGCCAGCTAAAAATATCGTGCACATCAGCGGCATTTAGTAAGTAATTTTGGAAGTATACTTTGCCCTGGCCAAATACCGGCATCAGCAAATGGGCGGTCGGAGAAACGGCAAGTCCCTGACTGAAAACTTGCGGAAGAATTTCAAACTCGTAAAATTCCAGTATCCGGCTAATAATTTTGGAATTTAAAGGTAGCGGGTTTTTCGCGAAGAAGTCGGCCAGTAACAAAAGCATGACGCGCGTAATTTCTGCCGGAACTTCTAAGCCCAACCCAATAGCAAAATTCTTTAATTCTTCGGAAGTTAAACCCTCTCTTTCAGAATAATTATTAAACGCATCAGCTTTATCCCTTGGCTCAACTGAATATTTGAGACTTACTTGTTGAGAAAGAATATCCTGAATAATTTCAATGGTGAGCGGAATTTCGGGTTGAAGCCGGAATATTTCTTCCATTTCAAACCGCTAATTTCTTCAAAATTTCGTCTACCCGCAGATTTTCCTGTTCGCCGGTACGCATATTTTTTAATTTTAACTTGCCGGTTGTTATTTCTTCCGAGCCGATTAGTAAAACATAAGGTATATTTTTCTGATCGGCATAGGTCATTTGCTTCCCTAATTTCACCTGATCGGGATAAAGCTCGGTAGCAATATTCGCTGCCCGTAACTGCTGTAAAATGGGTAAGGCGTACTTTTCGGATTGATTATCAAAATGGGTGATCAAAACTTGGGTACTGGTTTGGGCTGACTCAGGAAATAATTTCAACTCTTCTAGCACATCGTAAATACGGTCCACGCCAAAGGAAATTCCCACTCCCGAAACATTCGGTAAACCAAACATACCCGTTAAGTTATCGTAGCGCCCGCCGCCGGAAATACTTCCTATTTTTACATTATTTACTTTTACTTCGAAAATGCAACCGGTATAGTAGGAGAGACCACGGGCAAGGGTAATATCCAAGGCAATTCTGCGAAAATTTTTAAAACCTAAATTTTCTAAATAAAATTTTAATCTTTTTAAATCGTCATATCCATAAGGATTGCGAAATACCCGCTTTAGAATATTCGGCCTATCTTCTCCTATTGGCAATCTGTTTTCATCTAATTCAACATCCTCTCGAATCTCACCAATAGCTTCATCAACCTTTATTTTAAGCTCATCAATTTTATCAAACGTACCATTTAATGATAATATATCAAACAGTCTTTCAACCATTTCAATAGTAAATCCTTTTTCTAATAGTTCTTTACTTACTCCTTCACGACCAATTTTGTCTAACTTGTCAATAGCGGCAAATAAATCGGTTTCAGTACCTTGCGCTCTTAGTGCCTGGTATAATCCGCCTAAAATATTTCTATGATTAATCTTTATCGTAAAATCAGTAATCCCTAAATTAGTTAAAACCTCATCAATCATCAGCACTATTTCGGCTTCGCAGAGCAGCGATTTAGTACCAACTACGTCGGCATCACATTGGTAAAATTCGCGATAACGACCTTTTTGCGGACGATCGGCCCGCCAAACCGGTTGAATCTGGTAGCGTTTAAAGGGGAAAGTAATTTCGTTGCGGTTCATTACCACGAAGCGGGCAAAAGGTACCGTTAAGTCGTAGCGCAAAGCCCGTTCGGTAATGGCGGGAGTGGAAAAGGGCTGTTGAAGAATTTTATTCCAATTCTCTTGAAGTTTCTCTTTTTCCGGCTCTTTCTTTTCGTGCAGACCGTTGTTTAAGATTTTAAACATTAATTGATCGCCTTCTTCGCCGTACTTACCCGTTAGCACCGATAAATTTTCCATGGCGGGCGTCTCTAAAGGCTGAAAACCAAATTTCTCGAAGGTTCTCTTAATGGTATTAAATATATAATTACGCTTTCCTACTGTTTCCGGACTAAAATCCCGGGTTCCTGTCGGAAGGCTCGGTTTTTCTTTGCTCATGCTTGCTTTCGTATTCTGGCGCGAAGGTACTAAATTTTAAATCGCGGATTTACGCGGATTGTACGGATTACGCAGATTATTTCTAAATCGCAGATTAAACGGATTGCACGGATTACACAGATTTTTTCTCATATACAATACTGAATTATTTATCCAGAAGAATACGGTAAAGAGTATTGAAAATATATTTAAAAGTAAAGGCTAATGGATTAAGTTAGCCTTTACTTTTAAATATATTCCCTACTATCATAACTCCTATTTCAAGTTATAATCTGCGTAATCCGTGCAATCCGCGCAAATCCGCGATTTAGAACTTAATCTAAAATCCAGTTTACGTTATACAAATCTTTGCGACGATCGCGCAAGTTACGTACACTGCCGCCGGTGTTCAGGTCTTTTAATAAATCCAAATCTAGGTCGGCTATCAAGGTCATTTCGGTGTTCGGGGTAGCTTCGGCGACTACCGCATCGTGCGGAAAAGCAAAATCGGAGGGCGAAAATACGGCGGATTGCGAATACTGAATATCCATGTTTTCTACGCGGGGCAAGTTGCCCACGCTACCGGTTATAGCTACGTAACACTCGTTTTCAATGGCCCGAGCCTGAGCGCAGCGCCGCACCCGGAGATAAGCGTTTTTGGTATCCGTCCAGTAAGGCACAAATAAAATTTTCATGTCCATGTCGGATAACATCCGGGCCAGTTCCGGGAACTCCACGTCGTAGCAAATCAGAATGCCAATTTTTCCGATGTCGGTGTCGAAAATAGAAAGTTTGTTCCCACCCCGCAGACCCCAATAAGCGGCTTCGTCGGGAGTAACGTGCAGCTTGTATTGCTTATCGTAGGTGCCATCGCGGCGGCAAAGGTAACTCACGTTGTGCAACTGCTTGTTATTATACTCAGGCATGCTGCCGGCAATAATATTAATGTTGTACGACAAGGCCATATTAATGAGTTTTTCCCGCACTTCGTCGGTATAATCGGCCAGGCTGCGAATTGCGGACGAAGGCGACGGATCGTTCGAGAGGGCCATAAGGGGAGCATTAAAAAACTCCGGGAACATAATAATATCGGCCTTGTACGAACTTACGGTATCTACGTAAAACTCAATCTGCTGCAATAAATCTTCCAAAGAAGTAAGATTGCGCATCTGCCATTGCACAATCCCGATCCGGACCACGGTTTTCTGGCCGCCAATTAGTTCTTCCCGCTCTTCGTAATACACGTTTATCCACTCCAGCAAAGTAGCATAAGCTTTTGACTCGATATCGCTGGGCATGTAGCCTTTTAATATTTTCCGGACGTGGAAATCGTTACTTAGCTGAAAAGTGAGAATCGGGTCGTAAATTTCTTTGTTGCGGACCATGTCGATGTACTTGCGCGGCGACATTTTTTCGGATTGTTCCATATACCCCGGAATCCGGCCGCCCGCAATAATACCGCGCATGTTCAGGTTTTCGCACATTTCTTTCCGGGCATCGTATAAACGCCGGCCGAGGCGCAGGTTGCGGTATTCCGGGTCCACGAAAACGTCTACGCCGTACAGGGTGTCCCCGTCGGGATTATGTGTATCGAATTTTCCTTTACCCACAATTTGCTCGTACGTATGCTTGTCGCCGTAATCCGAGTATTTCACAATAATACTGAGCGCCCCGGCTACCACTTTCCCTTTATCGGTAATACAAATCTGGCCTTCGGGAAATGCTTTCAGCAGTGCCGCAAATTCTTCTTTCGTCCAGGAACCGCCCAAGTTCGAATAGACCGTATCCATAATGCCTTTAATGGCTTTATAATCGGCGAGTCGTAATTGGCGTAAGGTTAATTTATGTTCGGTTTCTTTATTTTTATCGGATGCTTTAATTTTTTCAGTCATAGTAATAATATATTCCTGCTGGTTAATTCAGGTTTAACCGCCTTAATTCAAGCTACATTAATACTTGAAGTAAGATTGATAACAAAGGTAGTTATATTTTAATTTCCGGAATGTTACCTTCTACTACCAGTTTACCGGCGGTAGCCGCTTGTATTTGTTCAACGGAGACCCCGGGCGCCCGTTCCCGTAATACAAAGCCTTGTTCGGTAACTTCTAAAACGGCCAAATCGGTTACAATTTTTTTAACGCACTTCAGGCCGGTTAGAGGTAAACTGCAGGTAGGTAATAATTTAGATTGTCCGTCGCGGCTGGTATGTTGCATCGCCACAATAATATTTTTAGCCGAAGCTACTAAGTCCATCGCTCCGCCCATCCCTTTTACCAGTTTACCCGGAATTTTCCAGTTGGCGATATCCCCGCGTTCCGACACTTCCATAGCGCCTAAAACGGTTAAATCAATGTGTTCGCCCCGAATCATGGCAAAGCTTTCCGCGGAACTGAAGAGGGAAGAGCCGGGTAAAGTAGTGACGGTTTGTTTACCAGCATTAATTAAATCAGGGTCTATTTCAGCTTCCGCCGGAAAAGGACCCATGCCCAATAAACCATTCTCCGATTGCAATTCCACGTTCATTCCGGCGGGTATGTAGTTGGCCACCAAGGTGGGAATACCAATCCCCAAATTTACGTAATACCCGTCTTTTAATTCCTGAGCTATCCGTTTGGCAATGCCGTGTTTATCTAAGGCCATTTTAGTTGCGGGTTGTTGGTTGCAGGTTGTTAGATTTTGGTTATTAGTTGTTGATGGAATATTTAAATTAAAAAAGCAGCTGTAGCATCTAGCAAGATTAATAAAATTTAATAATTGGCTAACAACCAACAACGAGCAACTAACAACGAAACTACTGCGGTTTAAAATCAGCTTGTTCTTTAACTTTCTGGTTTTCGCGGGCATCTTCCAGGGAGTGCGCTTCCATAATACTTTCTTCTTTTTCGGCTATATCCGATAATTGATTGTAGTAACTTTTTAATACTTTCAGTTCTTCATCGCTCAAATCCTCGATGTTAATGAGCCGGTTACTGGCGCCTTTCAGGGCGGCGACCACCTCGTTTAATTTTAACTGAATGGCTTGAGAGTCTTTATTTTGGGATTGCTGAATGAGAAAAACCATTAAAAAAGTAACAATGCTGGTTACCGTATTAATTACCAACTGCCAAGTATCCGAAAATTTAAATAAGGGCCCGGTAATTGCCCAAACGAAAACAAAACCCAAGGCCACTAAAAAAGAAACGGGCTTACCCGACACCCAGGTAATTTGGTTAGCAAAATTTTCGAAGAATAGGGTAAATCTGCTCGGCTGCTTGTCTTTCATTTTTTCCATACCGAATTTTTATTTAATATCTTAAATCTTTACGGTACGGTGTTCAATTCGTTTTTCGTAATGTTGTCCTTTAAAGACGCGCTGGACAAAAATACCCGGGGTATGAATTTGATTGGGGTCCAATTCACCGGCCGGAACCAGTTCTTCTACTTCCGCAATGGTAATTTTACCGGCTGTGGCCATCATGGGGTTAAAATTGCGGGCCGTACCTTTGTAAATTAAATTACCGGCGGTATCGCCCTTCCACGCTTTTACCAGCGCAAAATCGGCCTGAAGCCAATGTTCCAATAAATACATTTTGCCGTTAAATTCCCGGGTTTCTTTGCCAATTCCCACTTCGGTTCCGTAACCGGCCGGCGTAAAAAAGGCGGGAATACCAGCGCCGCCGGCCCGAATGCGTTCGGCGAGCGTTCCTTGCGGAATCAGGTCTACTTCCAATTCCCCGCTGAGTAATTGTCTTTCGAATTCGGCATTTTCGCCGACGTAACTCGAAATCATTTTTTTCACCTGGCGTTTTTGCAGGAGCAATCCCAAGCCAAAACCATCTACGCCGGCGTTATTTGAAATGCAGGTTAACTTTTTTACGTCTTTGCGGAGCAATTCGGCAATACAGTTTTCAGGGATTCCGCAAAGACCAAAACCACCCAACATTATAACGGCCCCATCGGCAATATCGGCCAGCGCTTCTTGTACATTCGCTACTACCTTATCAATCATGTAAAGTATTTTTTAAGCTAACAGGTGTCAGTAATATACGATAAATTCAGCATGGGATAGCTAGAATAAGTAATTATTACAGTAGTAAGTCAGCGAGAACTTCCAAGGATGAACATCATTTTTTAACGGTATCCAGCAGAACTACCGGTATCGTTGCCGGTTGAATCGGTATCGTTGCCGCTAAAAAATGCGGCTTTACTTGTTTTAAAATGTGTTTTTAGACCTATATTAGCTGGGAAAAGGTTAGATAATACTTGAAAATTAGGCTTATTTCCGGAATTAATCTCAGGCAGAAGACCTGGTTTTTAAAGCAATTTACAATCAATAAAAAAATCCGGTTTACAGGCAATAGTACTTTTTCTAAAGTAGATACCTAACAAATTAGGCCGGTTGGAATCCACCTGATTAAAGAATGCATTTCTCCTGTTTGGCAACTAATTTTTCTTGATTAAACAAAAGCACCATGATTCTGAACGCCGAAAATCTTAAAAATATAACCAATGCGGGACAAGTAGAAGTACCCTTACCCTCTTTCGCGCAACTGCCCGAAAAAGTATTGCAGTTTGGTACGGGAGTTTTGCTGCGGGGCTTGCCCGATTATTTTATTCATAAAGCCAACCAAACGGGTATATTTAACGGTAGAGTAGTAGTAGTAAAATCTACGG
This region includes:
- a CDS encoding carbon-nitrogen hydrolase family protein, whose amino-acid sequence is MTEKIKASDKNKETEHKLTLRQLRLADYKAIKGIMDTVYSNLGGSWTKEEFAALLKAFPEGQICITDKGKVVAGALSIIVKYSDYGDKHTYEQIVGKGKFDTHNPDGDTLYGVDVFVDPEYRNLRLGRRLYDARKEMCENLNMRGIIAGGRIPGYMEQSEKMSPRKYIDMVRNKEIYDPILTFQLSNDFHVRKILKGYMPSDIESKAYATLLEWINVYYEEREELIGGQKTVVRIGIVQWQMRNLTSLEDLLQQIEFYVDTVSSYKADIIMFPEFFNAPLMALSNDPSPSSAIRSLADYTDEVREKLINMALSYNINIIAGSMPEYNNKQLHNVSYLCRRDGTYDKQYKLHVTPDEAAYWGLRGGNKLSIFDTDIGKIGILICYDVEFPELARMLSDMDMKILFVPYWTDTKNAYLRVRRCAQARAIENECYVAITGSVGNLPRVENMDIQYSQSAVFSPSDFAFPHDAVVAEATPNTEMTLIADLDLDLLKDLNTGGSVRNLRDRRKDLYNVNWILD
- a CDS encoding PAS domain-containing protein, with the protein product MAKRIALVYLVLGLSWITFSSWTLQKMGTILQLSIQQIFWLESWKGYAYVTVTAIVLYGFLHRLFTKRRNADKQFRRLFDDNPNPMWVFDAETLRFLAVNRAMLEEYGYSQEELLGMTIKDIRPAESIEALEKRLQEEIPSYSKSGIWCHRRKNGELFYVRIYSNTTEYNGRKCRLVMAFDISPIIHAEQENRILTNRLAKKERHLRSLIDSQTTFLIRIDTQGQHTFVNQAYCQKLDYRPESIIGQPFTQDTHPEDQKYFEDVITKCLRQPGQVQPLIIHKYNTAGEIRILEWEFVAIKTVNAKITELQGMGRDVTEEFKSVEKIKEYTQRINDILESITDGFYAIDKNWNFTYVNKEFERILHCKREEIMGNSLWDQFPELKSLKFYSEYQRAMTEQVKVQFEEYYPRFRKWFGVSAYPSVDGLTVYFQDITQEKLAQEKDFENTQNLNALINNPNALIWSVNRDYQLITANQPFLEQLALTTGRYLQKGDSVLYPNLNPEINAKWIALYERAFQGEIYTVEDQLITANKEVNYVEISFNPIRDRDGNITGTGCFSRDITETKRHQLKIQEQNEKLKEIAWIQSHKVRVPVANILGLIHAFNYKNLADPFNLEVLANLNIVTHDLDTIIRDIVNKTNEVEDNPHKSPNNKLMLGDRISTRIAP
- a CDS encoding aromatic amino acid lyase → MEEIFRLQPEIPLTIEIIQDILSQQVSLKYSVEPRDKADAFNNYSEREGLTSEELKNFAIGLGLEVPAEITRVMLLLLADFFAKNPLPLNSKIISRILEFYEFEILPQVFSQGLAVSPTAHLLMPVFGQGKVYFQNYLLNAADVHDIFSWQINSWPEKLPATLPQASFLGWGSLVYNFIQFKKLFSYYQILLPESPNLSSTEKLFPAQIEHLQSQLNEALAYPQTQQKHLSGLTCQLEKLLAKFGEHITESFSENRNNNSTLFTLNENLSVKAEYLLALLQTLSEENLIMYESGFDTNSGPSTNFIRHFWLQPYQILKNLEHILALATILQLTTTDSLKKNINSEENLRAVYRNQVIDVLKETVFAELIRKTISFIYARVTTNL
- a CDS encoding T9SS type B sorting domain-containing protein, with amino-acid sequence MLLSLLFGTKLQAQTNCPEKFKAYNAKGLEVNIFCVGEKIRFKSCSTNAQPDKEYYDANKNDGLAFPDTTKSVTYNAPGTYTVTQLINTGLPGNNQFERTFTVLNTPPPTLTSFTCAFNKVNFRITDAHYDYYRLNFGDGTERRVLPGKDTSYQYKNAGTYQISIKAAYRNATCTVENTVKVQTLPAINIPELQSLQITQYAVSQGSLILQASSLQPDYNYFIERAPVGSTNFQEIQLLSSVPVSGTITLTHTDTRTPYQYRLQVTDSCGTKTGIFSQVLVSQPIKITSAEKALQILWSPYPNTTEVVNYQIFRDNKLLQTLPAAATTYLDAAVACGRQYCYQVVAQLISNRSSRSNDTCQTGVATVPPQYGFALASFNAQNQVVLKLLIPTNETLAEVSWQKKINNGPFVNLGQVKQTLYLDSASFNENNQPCYQATYTDSCGLTSAVSNQTCPVILSGTFHSTENRVNLRWSAFVGLTAAPRYTIEVSDDATGQLLSSSEVGSNTTFTDRKLNTTSQLLAYRIKVTTANSPEISYSNKIRVAQAFTATIPNAFSPNSDGLNDIFEVKGRFIQAVRLKIYNRWGQVIFESKNPGEGWNGKINGQDAPVGTYIFSFTAQDLDGNTIQRKGSVTLIK
- a CDS encoding YbaB/EbfC family nucleoid-associated protein; the encoded protein is MFDMFSMMGKIKEVQAKMKEAQDNLQFITVTAESGAGMVKAKANGLRKLISLEIDASLLNQEDKEMLTDLVVAAVNKALDEASDKARDEMKRHTEGLLPNIPGLDLSSLGL
- a CDS encoding glycosyltransferase family 2 protein, encoding MVYKPAPTIAIVLLNWNGQKFLAQFLPSVTANSIGHLIYVVDNHSTDNSVAYLQENYPQIKLIQHHQNLGFCEGYNQALRQIRADYYVLLNSDVEVTAGWLDPLITLMESDATIAACQPKLKSYQQRDYLEYAGAGGGLLDRFGYPFCRGRLFNSLEKDEGQYNDILLVFWATGACMFVRAATYHQMKGLEPAFFAHMEEIDLCWRFQNKGYKVMYCGQSEVYHVGGGTLPASNPRKTFLNFRNGLALLYKNFPARGFYSTLFTRLVLDWIAALKFLLSGHPADSWAVLKAHRAVWQNRSYWRQKRAEQFGLDLPNLSGWFNGSIVWEYFIRRKKSYRELKFKRFTSFRN
- the hisS gene encoding histidine--tRNA ligase, with product MSKEKPSLPTGTRDFSPETVGKRNYIFNTIKRTFEKFGFQPLETPAMENLSVLTGKYGEEGDQLMFKILNNGLHEKKEPEKEKLQENWNKILQQPFSTPAITERALRYDLTVPFARFVVMNRNEITFPFKRYQIQPVWRADRPQKGRYREFYQCDADVVGTKSLLCEAEIVLMIDEVLTNLGITDFTIKINHRNILGGLYQALRAQGTETDLFAAIDKLDKIGREGVSKELLEKGFTIEMVERLFDILSLNGTFDKIDELKIKVDEAIGEIREDVELDENRLPIGEDRPNILKRVFRNPYGYDDLKRLKFYLENLGFKNFRRIALDITLARGLSYYTGCIFEVKVNNVKIGSISGGGRYDNLTGMFGLPNVSGVGISFGVDRIYDVLEELKLFPESAQTSTQVLITHFDNQSEKYALPILQQLRAANIATELYPDQVKLGKQMTYADQKNIPYVLLIGSEEITTGKLKLKNMRTGEQENLRVDEILKKLAV